Part of the Sordaria macrospora chromosome 3, complete sequence genome is shown below.
TGAAGCGCCCGCTCCCCCTCAGGTTAACAACCACCAGCACGTATGGCatggtcaaggtcaaggagatggACTCGATCGAAGAGATTACCGACTTCGCTTCCGGCACCCAGCACGGCCTTACGCTCAAGAAGTTCCAAGCCCTCAACATCCCCATCAGCACACCATCCGAAGTCAGCGATCCTTCCCGACTTTTCCGCCCCGTCCAGCGGTCCGTCTTCGAGGCCGACACCGATGTTACCGCTTTCAGCCCGGACGAGCAAATCCAGGAAGccgaaaagagatggaagttcAGTGGCCCTTGGCTGGCCGGCATGACCCCCGGCGAGTTCAGGGATTACCTCGCCAAGACCGTCAGACCAAAGCGCGCCGAGTTCCGTAAATTCATTCAGAAGAAGCTTGCGGCTCAGAAGACGGAGGCCGTGAACAGGGAGCTGCAGGAGACGGCTGCACTGAGGGGCGATGCGGTTGCGGAGACACAGAAGCCGTTCAAGCCGGAGTCCATttcggatgaggaggtgaCCGAATACCTGCGCCGCCTGCGCAACGATAACCAGCTGCTCTACGATTTGGTCGGCCAGTTCTTGGATCTTGCACCGCTCAAGCCTCCTCAGGCTGCTGAAGCGCGTCACCAGAACTCCTTGATGATCAACTTGCGCGCAACCGACAGCCCGTACGGTGGACGCGGTCCTCCCATCACCCACCCCTCGGCCGGTATCTCATATCTCCGTACTGCGGCCTACCTTGACAACCACCCGATCTATGGACCGCAAAAGAGCCACCCGCCCGTCATGGCTAGAGTGCTCAAGCCGCGCAGGGGAGGTCTCGGACAGGATGCCaaggttggtgttgctggcttCGTCGCCGACGGACCACTTGGCTCAGGCCACAGCAACATGAAGGGCAACGCCGTTGTTGAGAAGTTCGATCCCTCCATTGAAGGCGGTGCCAAGATTTGGGTCAACGTTGAGAAGGCGACAGTCGACTCGGCTGGCCGGGTACAGCTGATTGTCAATGATGCCAAGGCCACGGATGTCCTTATCGCCAAAGAGTTGACCGGCGAGACGACAGAGCGCATCTTCGGTTCTGCTCCCACGCGCCAGGAAAAGCAATTCAAGAGGATTTCTTTGACTGCTGCTAGGCTTAGGGGCAAGTACGAGAACCCCGACTCGTCCTCCAACCCCCCTACCATGTCGGGCTCGACTGGCTATGGTCTCCAGTAAGCCGGTCCTTAAGCAGAAGTGGGAACACGAATGCTTTCCGGCGGACAGTCAA
Proteins encoded:
- a CDS encoding mitochondrial 37S ribosomal protein bS1m — its product is MASSRSLSPGGALLRSSRMFSLPQPIPPPPSNKLSQNNEKTPTEAFPTQQVLATFESSRARGDWGLKRPLPLRLTTTSTYGMVKVKEMDSIEEITDFASGTQHGLTLKKFQALNIPISTPSEVSDPSRLFRPVQRSVFEADTDVTAFSPDEQIQEAEKRWKFSGPWLAGMTPGEFRDYLAKTVRPKRAEFRKFIQKKLAAQKTEAVNRELQETAALRGDAVAETQKPFKPESISDEEVTEYLRRLRNDNQLLYDLVGQFLDLAPLKPPQAAEARHQNSLMINLRATDSPYGGRGPPITHPSAGISYLRTAAYLDNHPIYGPQKSHPPVMARVLKPRRGGLGQDAKVGVAGFVADGPLGSGHSNMKGNAVVEKFDPSIEGGAKIWVNVEKATVDSAGRVQLIVNDAKATDVLIAKELTGETTERIFGSAPTRQEKQFKRISLTAARLRGKYENPDSSSNPPTMSGSTGYGLQ